From the genome of Hathewaya histolytica, one region includes:
- a CDS encoding carboxymuconolactone decarboxylase family protein produces MNKNPREILNEIKKGQGEIFTSVPNQMKNFGNFIGSVFKDGNVNLKTKELISIGIAVYSRCEYCIVSHVYNSLKAGCSKEEIIEAAMVAIAFGGGPSSAYTVTVLNECINEFEKDFK; encoded by the coding sequence ATGAATAAAAATCCAAGAGAGATACTAAATGAGATAAAAAAAGGTCAAGGTGAAATTTTCACTTCAGTACCAAATCAAATGAAAAATTTTGGCAACTTTATAGGTTCTGTTTTTAAAGATGGAAATGTCAATTTAAAAACAAAAGAGTTAATTAGTATTGGTATTGCTGTATATAGCCGTTGTGAATACTGTATAGTATCTCATGTATATAATTCTTTAAAGGCAGGTTGTTCAAAAGAAGAAATTATAGAAGCAGCTATGGTTGCTATTGCTTTTGGTGGTGGACCATCTTCTGCTTACACAGTTACTGTACTAAATGAATGTATTAATGAATTTGAAAAAG
- a CDS encoding NADH peroxidase, with amino-acid sequence MKKFVCTVCGYIFEGEAAPEVCPVCKAPSDKFVEKNDENMAWADEHIIGVAKDVDKEVIEGLRANFTGECTEVGMYLAMSRQADREGYPEVAEAYKRIAFEEAEHAAKFAELLGEVVVADTKTNLQMRVDAEHGACQGKKDLATLAKKLNYDAIHDTVHEMCKDEARHGMAFKGLLNRYFK; translated from the coding sequence ATGAAAAAATTTGTTTGTACAGTATGCGGATACATATTTGAAGGGGAAGCAGCACCAGAAGTTTGTCCAGTTTGTAAGGCACCAAGTGACAAATTCGTAGAAAAAAATGATGAAAACATGGCTTGGGCTGATGAGCATATAATAGGTGTAGCAAAAGATGTGGACAAGGAAGTTATAGAAGGATTAAGAGCAAACTTCACTGGTGAATGTACAGAAGTTGGAATGTACCTAGCTATGAGCCGTCAAGCTGATAGAGAAGGATATCCAGAAGTTGCTGAAGCTTACAAGAGAATAGCTTTCGAAGAAGCTGAACATGCTGCTAAATTTGCTGAATTATTAGGTGAAGTTGTTGTAGCTGATACTAAGACAAACCTACAAATGAGAGTAGATGCTGAGCATGGAGCTTGCCAAGGTAAAAAAGATTTAGCTACTTTAGCTAAGAAATTAAACTACGATGCAATCCATGATACAGTTCATGAAATGTGTAAAGATGAAGCTAGACATGGAATGGCTTTCAAAGGATTATTAAATAGATATTTCAAATAA
- a CDS encoding nucleoside hydrolase produces the protein MKNQFKRLPIIIDTDPGIDDAFTIMFALGREELDVKAITTVHGNNTIEHTTENALRLVSYFNRQDIKVAKGAALPLNQPLHIADFVHGATGLGDLELPESKINLYEKNAYDTIYEVAKKEGKITILALGPLTNIAMALRMYPDLKNYIEKISLMGGACFGGNVSPCAEANINSDPEAASIVYNSGIPIVMSGLDVTMKTMILDEEAKVIREINSDLSNTLMKLYDFYSIFQKDVVGLEGVVIHDLSAVVYLVSPDIYKGKNCNVEIELKGEFTRGKTVVDYSNSTNKVKNAEVLFEVDKEKFVYELTETIKKFNLK, from the coding sequence ATGAAAAATCAATTTAAAAGACTTCCTATTATTATCGATACAGATCCAGGAATTGATGATGCTTTTACTATTATGTTTGCATTAGGAAGAGAGGAACTAGACGTTAAAGCTATAACTACAGTTCATGGAAATAATACTATAGAACATACAACAGAGAATGCACTAAGATTAGTAAGTTATTTTAATAGACAAGATATTAAAGTAGCCAAAGGGGCCGCTTTACCTTTAAATCAACCATTACATATTGCAGATTTTGTTCATGGAGCAACTGGACTTGGGGATTTAGAACTTCCAGAAAGTAAAATTAATTTATATGAAAAGAATGCTTATGATACAATTTATGAAGTTGCTAAAAAAGAAGGTAAGATTACCATATTGGCTTTAGGACCTCTTACTAATATAGCTATGGCTTTAAGAATGTATCCAGATTTAAAAAATTATATAGAAAAGATAAGTTTAATGGGAGGGGCATGCTTTGGTGGAAATGTATCTCCTTGTGCAGAGGCTAATATAAATTCAGATCCAGAAGCTGCTAGTATTGTGTATAATTCAGGTATACCAATAGTTATGTCTGGACTTGATGTTACAATGAAGACTATGATATTAGATGAAGAGGCAAAAGTTATAAGGGAAATAAATTCTGATTTATCAAATACATTAATGAAACTTTATGATTTCTATTCAATTTTCCAAAAGGACGTTGTAGGTCTTGAAGGGGTAGTTATACATGATTTAAGTGCTGTAGTCTATTTAGTCTCACCAGATATATATAAAGGAAAGAATTGTAATGTTGAAATAGAATTAAAAGGGGAATTCACTAGAGGAAAAACAGTAGTGGATTATTCTAATAGCACAAATAAAGTTAAGAATGCAGAAGTTTTATTTGAAGTAGACAAAGAAAAGTTTGTATATGAATTAACAGAAACTATAAAAAAATTTAACCTAAAATAA
- a CDS encoding DNA polymerase III subunit alpha, translated as MENLEQVCEKREKEDLGEFVHLHTHTEYSLLDGSGKISRIIQKTKELGMKAISITDHGSMFGCVQFYKEAKANGIKPIIGCEIYIVPKSMYIKNPDRENETYHLVLLVKNERGYENLMKIVSKASLEGFYYKPRIDHDYLKEHSEGLVATSACLGGEVQKNLLNGNIGKAKEAALFYKEVFKEDFYLELQYHGVQDQLKVNEMLVKLSKEIDVPLVCTNDVHYINKEDWKAHDILLCIQTGKTVEEENRMRYPSKEFYLKSVEEMKENFAYIPEALENTVKIAEKCNFDYEFHKSKLPKFPLDEGIDSYEYLRNLCYMGLKERYSDINDQLKERLEYELNIIKQMGYIDYFLIVWDFIRYATESGIMTGPGRGSGAGSMVAYTLGITKIDPIKYNLIFERFLNPERISMPDIDSDFCYERRGEVIDYVVDKYGKENVSQIITFGTMAPRACIRDVGRAMNYSYSEVDRIAKMIPTVLNITIDKALELNPELKNVYEEEERVKELIDVARSLEGLPRHTSTHAAGVVIASKPLVSYVPLFKNDESIVAQFDMNTLEELGLLKMDFLGLRTLTVIRDTVDIIKNTKGIEIDIDNIDYDDKKVYDMIGEGKTVGVFQLESPGMTSFMKELKPDSLEDIIAGISLYRPGPMAEIPRYLKNKREPENINYDTPELENILDVTYGCMVYQEQVMQIVRDLAGYSMGRSDLVRRAMSKKKHKVMEEERKNFIYGIVDENGDTIVPGCIKNGISESVANKIYDSMMDFASYAFNKSHAAAYAVVGYQTAYLMRYYPTEYIAAMLNSFMGNNDKASFYIKFAEKLGIQVLPPDINKSYSKFTVDNGCIRFGMSAIKNIGINVVENIVRARNEKGEFLDLMDFCNKMDPSAINKRAVESLIKAGAFGKFGVFRSQLLSIYEKVLDGVSNEKKRNIDGQISLFESSSETYNNIKIEYPNIREFEKKHLLMMEKEMTGIYLSGHPLEEYEESLNLYTNTKISDISVEAKSLEEDFSEIESILRVKDGDRVIIGGIISSANKKVTRNNDFMAFINVEDMESSVECIVFPKSFNRYRDLIEEDNLVIIKGRISIKEEEEPKVICEDIQPLLKVNNDKIYILVENQEEVKDTIRQFRQELNIYLGNTPIYLCTKNDRKKFIIDKNLWVNGEIEVLNYLKNKFGESNVKVLS; from the coding sequence ATGGAAAACTTAGAACAGGTATGTGAGAAACGTGAAAAGGAAGATTTAGGGGAGTTTGTTCACTTACATACTCATACGGAGTATAGTCTTTTGGATGGGTCAGGAAAAATATCAAGAATAATTCAAAAGACTAAGGAACTTGGTATGAAGGCCATTTCAATAACAGATCATGGTTCTATGTTTGGATGTGTTCAGTTTTACAAAGAAGCTAAAGCCAACGGGATAAAGCCTATTATAGGGTGTGAGATATACATAGTTCCAAAGTCTATGTACATTAAAAATCCAGACAGAGAAAATGAAACCTATCATCTAGTTCTACTAGTTAAAAATGAACGGGGTTATGAAAACTTAATGAAAATAGTTAGTAAGGCATCTTTGGAAGGGTTCTACTACAAGCCTAGAATAGATCATGATTATTTAAAAGAACATAGTGAAGGGTTAGTAGCAACTAGTGCTTGTCTAGGTGGAGAAGTTCAGAAGAATTTACTTAATGGAAACATAGGTAAAGCTAAAGAAGCAGCCTTATTTTATAAAGAAGTATTTAAGGAAGATTTCTATTTAGAACTTCAATATCATGGTGTTCAAGATCAACTTAAAGTAAATGAAATGTTAGTTAAACTTTCAAAAGAAATAGATGTTCCTCTAGTATGTACAAATGACGTTCATTACATAAATAAAGAAGACTGGAAGGCTCATGATATACTCTTATGTATTCAAACAGGAAAAACCGTAGAAGAAGAAAATAGAATGAGATATCCATCAAAAGAGTTTTATTTAAAATCAGTAGAAGAAATGAAGGAGAATTTTGCATACATTCCTGAAGCTCTAGAAAATACAGTTAAAATAGCAGAGAAGTGTAATTTCGATTATGAATTCCATAAATCAAAACTCCCTAAGTTTCCATTAGATGAAGGGATAGACTCCTATGAATATTTAAGGAATCTATGCTACATGGGACTTAAAGAGAGATATAGTGATATTAATGATCAATTAAAAGAGAGATTAGAATACGAACTTAATATAATAAAGCAAATGGGATATATAGACTATTTCCTTATAGTTTGGGATTTTATAAGATATGCTACAGAAAGCGGGATCATGACGGGCCCGGGAAGAGGGTCAGGTGCCGGGTCTATGGTTGCATATACCTTAGGAATAACAAAAATAGATCCTATTAAGTATAACCTTATATTTGAAAGGTTTTTAAACCCAGAGAGAATATCTATGCCAGATATAGATAGTGACTTCTGTTATGAAAGAAGAGGGGAGGTTATAGATTATGTAGTTGATAAGTATGGCAAGGAGAATGTATCACAAATTATAACCTTTGGAACCATGGCACCTAGAGCTTGCATAAGGGACGTTGGAAGGGCTATGAATTATTCTTACTCAGAAGTAGATAGAATAGCTAAGATGATTCCTACAGTACTTAATATAACTATTGATAAAGCATTGGAACTAAATCCGGAACTTAAGAATGTTTATGAAGAAGAGGAAAGGGTGAAAGAACTAATAGATGTTGCTCGTTCTCTTGAAGGGTTACCAAGACATACCTCAACTCATGCAGCTGGAGTTGTTATAGCTTCAAAACCTTTAGTAAGTTATGTTCCATTATTTAAAAATGATGAGTCTATAGTTGCACAGTTTGATATGAATACCTTGGAGGAACTTGGACTTCTAAAGATGGATTTTCTGGGCTTAAGAACACTTACGGTTATTAGGGATACTGTGGATATAATAAAAAATACCAAGGGTATTGAAATTGATATAGATAATATTGACTATGACGATAAAAAGGTTTATGACATGATTGGAGAAGGAAAAACAGTAGGAGTTTTTCAGCTAGAGTCTCCGGGAATGACTAGTTTTATGAAGGAGTTAAAGCCAGATAGCCTAGAGGATATAATAGCTGGAATAAGCCTTTACAGACCAGGTCCTATGGCTGAAATTCCAAGATATTTAAAAAATAAAAGAGAACCTGAAAATATAAATTATGATACTCCAGAACTTGAAAATATTTTAGATGTTACTTATGGATGTATGGTTTATCAAGAGCAAGTTATGCAAATAGTAAGAGATCTTGCTGGATATTCCATGGGTAGAAGTGACCTTGTACGTCGTGCCATGTCAAAGAAAAAACATAAGGTCATGGAAGAAGAGAGAAAGAACTTTATATATGGAATTGTAGATGAAAATGGTGACACTATAGTTCCAGGGTGTATCAAAAATGGAATAAGTGAAAGCGTGGCAAATAAAATATATGATTCCATGATGGATTTTGCATCATATGCTTTTAATAAATCCCATGCTGCAGCTTATGCTGTGGTAGGATATCAGACAGCTTATTTAATGAGATACTACCCAACAGAATATATAGCAGCTATGCTAAATAGTTTTATGGGGAATAACGATAAAGCTTCTTTTTATATAAAATTTGCAGAGAAGCTAGGAATACAGGTATTACCACCAGATATAAATAAAAGTTATTCAAAATTTACTGTGGATAATGGTTGTATACGTTTTGGTATGTCAGCTATTAAAAATATAGGGATAAATGTAGTAGAAAATATAGTAAGAGCTAGAAATGAAAAAGGTGAATTCTTAGATCTTATGGATTTTTGTAATAAGATGGATCCATCAGCTATAAATAAAAGAGCAGTTGAAAGTCTTATTAAGGCTGGAGCTTTTGGTAAATTTGGAGTATTTAGATCTCAATTATTATCTATATATGAGAAGGTGTTAGATGGTGTATCTAATGAAAAAAAGAGAAATATAGACGGACAGATAAGCTTATTTGAATCATCATCTGAAACTTATAATAATATTAAAATTGAGTATCCTAATATTAGAGAATTTGAAAAAAAACATTTATTAATGATGGAAAAAGAAATGACAGGTATATATCTATCAGGACATCCTCTTGAGGAGTATGAAGAAAGTTTAAATTTATATACTAACACTAAGATTTCAGATATTTCAGTGGAAGCTAAGAGTTTAGAAGAAGATTTTAGTGAAATAGAAAGCATACTAAGAGTTAAGGATGGGGATAGAGTAATCATAGGTGGAATTATATCCAGTGCAAACAAAAAGGTTACTAGGAACAATGATTTTATGGCGTTTATAAATGTAGAGGATATGGAATCTAGTGTAGAATGTATAGTTTTCCCTAAAAGTTTTAATAGATATAGAGATTTAATCGAAGAAGATAATTTGGTGATTATAAAGGGAAGAATTAGTATAAAGGAAGAGGAAGAACCTAAGGTTATATGTGAGGACATCCAGCCTCTATTAAAGGTAAATAACGATAAGATATATATACTTGTAGAAAATCAGGAAGAAGTTAAAGATACCATAAGACAATTTAGACAAGAATTAAATATATATTTAGGGAATACACCCATATATCTTTGCACAAAAAATGATAGAAAGAAATTTATAATTGACAAGAACCTTTGGGTTAATGGAGAGATAGAAGTACTGAATTATTTAAAAAATAAATTCGGAGAAAGTAATGTTAAAGTCCTAAGCTAA
- the pfkA gene encoding 6-phosphofructokinase yields the protein MKTIGILTSGGDAPGMNAAIRAVVRTALSKGIRVMGINRGYSGLINGEIFEMKRHTVSDIVHKGGTILKTARCEEFRTDEGRRKAAKVLEVFGIDGLVVIGGDGSFRGAQLLSKLGASTIGIPGTIDNDLAYTNYTIGFDTALNTVLDAINKLRDTSSSHQRVSILEVMGRNCGDIALYAGIGGGAEKVIIPEKGYDINELCKKILQGKLNGKIHNLIILAEGVGGAEILAKQVEGITGIETRSTTLGHIQRGGSPSAFDRILASTMGAKSVELLLEGKSSRVVGVRDGKIVDMDIDEALSIESKFDEKLYELSDILSY from the coding sequence ATGAAGACAATTGGTATATTAACAAGTGGTGGTGATGCCCCAGGCATGAATGCTGCAATTAGGGCTGTAGTTAGAACAGCTTTATCAAAAGGTATAAGAGTTATGGGAATAAATAGAGGATACAGTGGACTTATAAATGGTGAGATTTTTGAGATGAAAAGACATACGGTATCTGATATTGTCCATAAGGGCGGAACTATATTAAAAACTGCAAGATGCGAAGAGTTTAGAACAGATGAAGGAAGAAGAAAAGCAGCTAAGGTCTTAGAGGTTTTTGGTATAGATGGGTTGGTAGTTATAGGCGGTGATGGTTCTTTCCGTGGAGCTCAACTTTTATCTAAACTTGGTGCATCTACTATAGGCATACCAGGAACTATAGATAATGACCTTGCATACACAAACTATACCATAGGTTTTGATACAGCATTAAATACAGTTTTAGATGCTATAAATAAATTAAGAGATACATCTTCATCTCATCAAAGAGTAAGTATTCTTGAAGTTATGGGAAGAAATTGTGGAGATATAGCCCTTTATGCAGGTATAGGTGGTGGAGCTGAAAAAGTTATTATTCCAGAAAAAGGTTATGATATAAACGAATTATGTAAAAAAATATTACAAGGAAAATTAAACGGTAAAATACACAACTTAATAATACTTGCAGAAGGTGTAGGAGGAGCTGAAATTCTTGCAAAACAGGTAGAAGGTATAACAGGAATAGAAACACGCTCTACAACACTTGGACATATACAAAGAGGTGGAAGCCCTTCAGCATTTGATAGAATACTTGCATCAACTATGGGGGCTAAGTCTGTAGAACTATTATTAGAAGGAAAGTCTTCTAGGGTAGTTGGAGTTAGGGACGGAAAAATTGTAGATATGGATATAGATGAAGCCCTTTCTATAGAGAGCAAATTCGATGAAAAACTATATGAGTTATCAGATATACTATCCTATTAA
- the pyk gene encoding pyruvate kinase yields the protein MKKTKIICTIGPASNNKDSIKSLIEAGMNASRHNFSHGTHETHKADMDKVKEVRKELNRSIAIMLDTKGPEIRTGDFNKDKVELKEGNKFTIYCREEIIGDDTKCYITYDNLCEDVNIGDSILIDDGLVGLKVENIDDNKIHCVVTNSGFVSNHKGINVPGVSVKLPSLTEKDISDLKFGVEQDIDIVAASFIRTAEDVLNIRETLTRFGGEDILIFSKIENREGVENIDKIIKFSDGIMVARGDLGVEIPTEEVPLVQKMIIEKCNLAGKPVITATQMLDSMMRNPRPTRAESSDVANAIFDGTDAIMLSGETAGGKYPLEAVKTMARIAEKAESSLCYEKSLNKDASNKTITVPDAIGLATCTTAKALSAAAIITATQSGHSARIVSKYRPDCTIIAVTPYESVARKLALNWGVYVLCSEKVETTDELIEKSAEKSFEEGFVKKGDLVVIAAGVPVNYVGSTNMLKVHIIGDTLVKGKGKGRKIGYGTAKVTNSYSEALDNIEHGDILIVKEIDKEYRDIISKVNGIIVEGDADISIITKCVSEDIPIIYNAEDAINIIKTGTFITIDPCRGVAYSGKANIK from the coding sequence ATGAAAAAAACAAAAATAATTTGTACTATAGGTCCTGCTAGTAATAATAAGGATTCTATAAAAAGTCTAATTGAAGCAGGTATGAATGCATCAAGACATAATTTTTCTCATGGAACTCATGAAACTCATAAAGCTGATATGGATAAAGTGAAAGAAGTTAGAAAAGAACTGAATAGATCCATAGCAATTATGCTAGATACTAAGGGTCCAGAAATTAGAACAGGGGACTTCAATAAAGACAAAGTAGAGTTAAAAGAAGGTAATAAGTTTACAATATATTGTAGAGAAGAAATCATAGGTGACGATACAAAGTGTTATATAACTTATGATAATTTATGTGAAGATGTTAATATAGGAGATTCTATATTAATAGATGATGGATTAGTAGGGCTTAAAGTAGAAAATATAGATGATAATAAAATTCATTGTGTGGTTACTAACAGTGGATTTGTAAGCAATCATAAAGGTATAAATGTACCTGGAGTTTCTGTAAAACTACCATCTCTAACTGAAAAAGATATTAGTGACTTAAAGTTCGGAGTAGAACAAGATATAGATATAGTGGCAGCCTCATTTATAAGAACAGCAGAAGATGTATTAAATATAAGGGAAACTCTTACTAGATTTGGAGGAGAAGATATTCTTATATTTTCAAAAATAGAAAATAGAGAAGGCGTAGAAAATATAGATAAAATAATTAAATTCTCTGACGGTATAATGGTTGCAAGAGGTGACCTTGGAGTAGAGATACCAACAGAAGAAGTACCTTTAGTACAAAAAATGATTATAGAAAAATGTAACTTAGCAGGTAAACCTGTAATTACTGCAACACAAATGCTAGATTCTATGATGAGAAATCCAAGACCTACAAGAGCAGAATCATCTGATGTAGCTAATGCTATCTTTGATGGAACAGATGCTATTATGTTAAGTGGAGAAACAGCAGGTGGAAAATATCCTCTAGAAGCAGTTAAAACCATGGCGAGAATAGCAGAAAAAGCAGAAAGTAGTCTGTGCTATGAAAAATCATTAAATAAAGATGCAAGTAACAAAACTATAACAGTACCTGATGCTATAGGACTTGCAACTTGTACCACAGCAAAGGCTTTAAGTGCAGCAGCTATTATAACTGCAACTCAAAGTGGACATTCAGCGAGAATAGTTTCTAAATATAGACCAGATTGTACAATAATCGCAGTAACACCTTATGAAAGTGTAGCAAGAAAACTAGCTTTAAACTGGGGAGTATATGTACTATGCTCAGAAAAAGTGGAAACTACAGACGAATTAATAGAAAAATCTGCGGAAAAATCCTTTGAAGAAGGGTTTGTTAAAAAGGGTGACTTAGTAGTTATAGCAGCAGGTGTTCCAGTTAACTATGTAGGAAGTACTAATATGCTTAAAGTTCATATTATTGGAGATACATTAGTTAAAGGAAAAGGTAAAGGTAGAAAAATAGGTTACGGAACAGCAAAAGTTACAAATAGCTATTCAGAAGCATTAGATAATATAGAGCATGGAGATATTCTAATAGTAAAAGAGATAGATAAAGAATATAGAGATATTATTTCTAAAGTTAACGGAATTATAGTAGAAGGGGATGCAGATATAAGTATAATTACAAAATGTGTCTCAGAAGATATTCCTATAATTTATAATGCAGAAGATGCTATAAATATAATAAAAACTGGAACTTTTATAACTATTGATCCATGTCGTGGAGTAGCTTATTCAGGAAAAGCAAACATAAAATAA
- a CDS encoding DUF1540 domain-containing protein has translation MRVNLSCSATNCVHNEMGLCSANDIIIVGEKANKTDETSCGTFSRGDIKNAINSMGNINIPGTIKQAMNNSEIEMTPNVKCEVETCKYNINNMCTAPAIIVNGNEHGDIEETKCDTFIR, from the coding sequence ATGAGAGTGAATTTAAGTTGTAGTGCAACAAATTGTGTTCATAATGAAATGGGTTTATGCTCTGCAAACGATATTATAATAGTGGGAGAAAAAGCAAATAAAACAGATGAGACTAGTTGCGGAACTTTTAGTAGGGGAGATATTAAAAATGCTATTAATTCTATGGGAAATATAAATATTCCTGGTACTATAAAACAAGCTATGAATAACTCGGAAATAGAAATGACACCAAACGTGAAATGTGAAGTAGAGACTTGCAAATATAATATAAATAATATGTGTACTGCCCCAGCTATAATAGTAAATGGAAATGAGCATGGAGATATTGAAGAAACTAAATGTGACACTTTTATTAGATAG
- the rlmD gene encoding 23S rRNA (uracil(1939)-C(5))-methyltransferase RlmD: protein MKDITPVVKNKEYELDIESMGFQGEGVAKIDNFTVFVPDAILGEKVRIKILKVEKKFAFGKLLQIIKSSPSRKVPKCGIYERCGGCNIQHMSYEGQLEYKKNRVMDTITRIGKVNGVIIHHTIGMEEPYSYRNKVQLPVGKSSNPNNPVSIGFYAQRSHNIIDMNICHIQDEVADMVIKLTRRWMKKYNIEPYNEEEDTGLVKHIMVRKGFTTGEVMVVLVTKETELPNSEEFTKTILQNIEGVKSVVQNINPKKTNVILGRKNKTLWGSSYITDYIGEFKFNISPLSFFQINPVQTEKLYDKALEYAALTGEETVFDAYCGTGTISLFLSKKAKKVYGVEIVEDAIKDAIKNAKQNKVENVEFLVGESEKEIPALIEKGIKPDVVLVDPPRKGCHIDLLKAIVKASPKRIVYVSCDPATLARDLGELQKMGYKTIEIQPVDMFPQTAHIESVALVERS from the coding sequence ATGAAGGATATAACGCCAGTAGTTAAAAATAAGGAGTATGAATTAGACATAGAAAGCATGGGTTTTCAAGGTGAAGGGGTAGCAAAAATAGATAATTTTACTGTTTTTGTTCCAGATGCTATATTGGGAGAAAAGGTAAGAATAAAAATATTAAAGGTAGAAAAGAAGTTTGCATTTGGTAAATTGTTACAAATAATAAAAAGTTCTCCTTCAAGAAAAGTTCCTAAGTGTGGAATTTATGAACGTTGTGGAGGGTGTAATATTCAACATATGTCTTATGAAGGACAACTTGAATATAAGAAAAATAGAGTTATGGATACAATAACTCGCATAGGAAAAGTAAATGGAGTAATAATTCATCATACAATAGGTATGGAAGAACCTTATTCATATAGAAATAAAGTTCAGTTACCAGTAGGGAAAAGTAGTAATCCAAACAACCCAGTATCTATAGGGTTTTATGCACAAAGAAGCCATAATATCATAGATATGAACATATGTCATATACAAGATGAAGTAGCTGACATGGTTATTAAACTTACAAGAAGATGGATGAAAAAATATAATATAGAACCTTATAATGAAGAGGAAGATACAGGACTTGTAAAACACATAATGGTAAGAAAGGGTTTCACAACAGGAGAAGTAATGGTAGTTCTAGTAACTAAAGAAACAGAACTTCCAAATAGCGAGGAATTTACAAAAACTATATTACAAAACATTGAAGGGGTAAAAAGTGTAGTTCAAAACATAAACCCTAAAAAGACCAATGTAATTTTAGGTAGGAAAAACAAAACCCTATGGGGTAGTTCATATATAACTGATTATATAGGAGAATTTAAATTTAATATATCACCACTATCATTCTTCCAAATAAACCCTGTGCAAACAGAGAAGTTATATGATAAGGCCCTAGAATATGCAGCTCTTACAGGTGAAGAAACAGTATTTGATGCGTATTGTGGAACAGGAACTATATCATTATTCCTTTCTAAAAAAGCTAAAAAAGTCTATGGTGTAGAAATAGTAGAAGACGCTATAAAAGATGCTATAAAAAATGCTAAGCAAAACAAAGTAGAAAATGTAGAATTCCTAGTTGGGGAATCAGAAAAAGAGATACCAGCACTTATAGAAAAAGGTATAAAACCTGATGTGGTATTAGTAGACCCTCCAAGAAAGGGATGTCACATAGACTTGCTTAAGGCAATAGTAAAAGCATCTCCAAAGAGAATAGTATACGTATCTTGTGATCCAGCTACCCTAGCAAGGGACCTAGGAGAACTGCAAAAAATGGGCTATAAAACGATTGAAATACAACCAGTAGATATGTTCCCACAAACAGCTCATATTGAGAGTGTTGCTTTAGTAGAGAGAAGTTAA
- a CDS encoding ATP-binding cassette domain-containing protein: MIQLKNITVKFNDKLILNYISFNIFKGDLIHIIGGNGSGKSTLFKCLLGKIKYDGSININRNDVGIVSDYARVPDDILVKDILNFLISINKDIDNHYINELKSLCGIEEIKNKHVSKLSSGQKRKLEIFSAMIKKKKILIFDELTNALDDKSKNEVLLFIKNFRKQYKDVVIFYTTHNFTEILELKGRYMFIDRTSKKFIERDINTIDNLKEEFLNVM; encoded by the coding sequence ATGATTCAATTAAAAAATATAACAGTAAAATTTAATGATAAACTTATATTAAATTATATTTCGTTTAATATATTCAAAGGTGACTTAATCCATATCATTGGAGGAAATGGTTCGGGGAAGTCTACTTTATTCAAATGTTTACTTGGTAAGATTAAATATGATGGCTCTATAAATATTAATAGAAATGATGTAGGTATAGTATCTGATTATGCTAGAGTTCCAGATGATATTTTAGTGAAGGATATTTTAAATTTTTTAATTAGTATTAATAAAGATATAGACAACCATTATATTAACGAATTAAAAAGTTTATGCGGAATAGAAGAAATTAAAAATAAACATGTATCTAAATTAAGTAGCGGTCAAAAGCGAAAATTAGAAATTTTTTCAGCAATGATAAAGAAGAAAAAAATATTAATTTTTGATGAGCTTACAAACGCCTTAGATGATAAGTCAAAAAATGAAGTGTTACTATTTATTAAAAATTTTAGAAAGCAATATAAAGATGTTGTTATATTTTATACTACTCATAATTTTACAGAAATTCTTGAATTGAAAGGAAGGTATATGTTTATTGATAGAACATCTAAAAAGTTTATAGAAAGAGATATTAATACAATAGATAACTTAAAAGAAGAATTTTTAAATGTTATGTAA